The proteins below come from a single Marinobacter sp. MDS2 genomic window:
- the murI gene encoding glutamate racemase, whose protein sequence is MGQRHPRVLVFDSGVGGFSVAACIHRVLPGAELLYLADNAGFPYGDQPEQVVIDRCCRLIEMCLQELECDVIVIACNTASTVVLPHLRARLSVPVVGVVPAIKPASLCTVNRKIGVLATPATIKRPYLDQLIRDFANDCEVTRLGDPNLVRWAEELVSGQEPEQSRLNEVMRPLHHRDVDTVVLGCTHYPLLLPWLRKSLPAVAFWVDSGEAIARRVRHLLQQVGRLSGAENPGELSGAVVIAACFSGAAPRDIARFSEGLAMPVAEVRSHWPSLK, encoded by the coding sequence ATGGGCCAGCGTCATCCCCGAGTTCTGGTGTTTGATTCCGGTGTGGGCGGTTTTAGTGTCGCTGCCTGTATCCATCGCGTCTTGCCGGGCGCAGAACTGCTGTACCTGGCTGATAATGCCGGTTTTCCCTATGGTGATCAGCCTGAGCAAGTGGTGATTGATCGCTGCTGTAGGCTGATCGAGATGTGCCTTCAGGAACTCGAATGCGATGTCATTGTAATTGCTTGCAATACCGCCAGTACCGTGGTGTTGCCTCACCTTCGAGCTCGTTTAAGTGTTCCGGTGGTGGGCGTGGTACCGGCGATTAAACCCGCATCATTGTGCACGGTGAACCGAAAAATCGGGGTGTTAGCCACGCCGGCTACCATCAAGCGTCCGTATTTGGACCAGCTCATCCGAGATTTTGCGAACGACTGCGAGGTTACCCGCTTGGGCGATCCGAATCTGGTGCGTTGGGCAGAAGAGCTGGTTTCCGGGCAGGAACCGGAGCAAAGCCGTTTAAATGAAGTCATGCGGCCGTTGCATCATCGTGACGTAGACACTGTCGTTTTAGGGTGCACCCATTACCCATTGTTGTTGCCTTGGCTTCGAAAAAGCCTACCCGCTGTAGCGTTTTGGGTTGATTCGGGAGAGGCCATTGCACGGCGAGTGAGACATTTGCTGCAACAGGTTGGCCGGTTGTCCGGTGCGGAAAACCCCGGGGAGTTATCCGGTGCGGTGGTGATAGCCGCCTGTTTTTCGGGTGCTGCCCCCCGCGATATTGCGCGCTTTTCGGAAGGCTTGGCAATGCCCGTCGCCGAGGTGAGGAGCCACTGGCCCAGCTTAAAGTAG
- a CDS encoding class I SAM-dependent methyltransferase, with translation MRDKYKYIGPVYDFLSNLYSGKNIHHCKTAMLDVETVQKGDRVLFAGVGHGRDAIRAAELGADVTVVDLSETMLRKFGDALRDEAPHLTIRRIHSDIMKVDEAGQYDMVVANFFLNVFDEDMMVKVLEHLISLGKSDAKIVVGDFCYPTGNIFSRTFKKLYWYMAVFVFWLFANNAFHKIYNYPEHMQRLGLQVREKKHFKLLNMDCYWSILGQKKA, from the coding sequence ATGCGCGACAAGTACAAATATATCGGTCCCGTCTACGATTTCCTCAGCAACCTTTACAGCGGCAAAAACATTCATCACTGCAAAACCGCCATGCTGGATGTAGAGACCGTGCAAAAGGGCGACCGGGTTTTATTCGCCGGTGTCGGCCATGGTCGTGACGCCATTCGCGCAGCAGAACTCGGGGCCGATGTAACCGTGGTCGATCTGTCTGAGACCATGCTGAGAAAATTCGGGGATGCCCTGCGTGACGAGGCACCTCATTTGACCATTCGCCGCATCCACAGCGATATCATGAAGGTGGATGAGGCCGGGCAGTACGACATGGTTGTCGCAAACTTTTTCCTGAACGTGTTCGATGAAGACATGATGGTCAAAGTTCTGGAGCACTTGATCAGCCTGGGCAAATCAGACGCCAAAATCGTCGTGGGCGATTTCTGCTATCCAACGGGAAACATTTTCTCTCGCACGTTCAAAAAGCTGTATTGGTACATGGCCGTTTTCGTCTTCTGGCTGTTCGCCAACAACGCCTTCCACAAGATCTACAACTATCCCGAACACATGCAGCGCCTGGGCTTGCAAGTGCGCGAAAAAAAGCACTTCAAGCTGCTTAACATGGATTGCTACTGGTCCATTTTGGGCCAGAAAAAAGCCTAA
- a CDS encoding fatty acyl-CoA reductase has translation MRHGGQEMASEQASAGTATSQVLKRLKGKRVLITGTSGFLGKVVLEKLIRAVPEIGGVYLLIRGNRKYADARSRFIEEIATSSVFDSVRESDPESFESFLADKVQCITGEVTEPEFGIGQEAFQKLAGNLDAVINSAASVNFQEALDQALKINTLCLDNVAALARLNPKLAVLQVSTCYVNGMNSGQVAEAVIQPAKKPIPRSEHGYYEVEALIRTLQDKIEHERSRYEGRVLEKRLVELGLREARRYGWSDTYTFTKWLGEQLLLKALQGRSLTIVRPSIIESALEEPAAGWIEGVKVADAIILAYAREKVSLFPGNRSGVIDVIPVDLVANAIILALAEALAEPEAHRIYQCSSGSSNPITIGEFIDHLMAEAKANYAAYDHLFYRKPSKPFVAVNRTLFDLVVSGVRLPLSLSNGVLRRLGSRSDLKWLRNLDTTQSLATIFGFYTAPDYIFCNDQLLALAKRTGEIDQSLFPVDARAIDWELYLRKIHLAGLNRYALKPRKTKRVKTRQQTQRAA, from the coding sequence ATGAGACACGGAGGGCAGGAAATGGCGAGCGAGCAGGCATCGGCTGGTACGGCGACTTCTCAGGTATTGAAGCGGCTAAAAGGTAAACGAGTGCTGATTACAGGGACGTCTGGCTTTTTAGGCAAAGTGGTTTTGGAAAAGCTTATCAGGGCTGTGCCCGAAATCGGCGGCGTGTATCTGTTGATTCGGGGTAACCGAAAATACGCGGATGCCCGCAGTCGGTTTATTGAAGAGATTGCGACCTCGTCGGTATTCGACAGCGTGCGTGAAAGCGATCCTGAGTCGTTCGAATCGTTCCTCGCGGACAAGGTTCAGTGCATCACCGGTGAGGTCACCGAGCCTGAGTTCGGGATCGGGCAGGAGGCGTTTCAGAAGCTGGCGGGAAACCTGGATGCGGTAATCAACTCTGCGGCCAGTGTGAACTTTCAGGAAGCGCTTGACCAAGCGTTGAAGATCAACACCTTATGCCTGGACAACGTCGCCGCGCTGGCGCGGTTGAATCCAAAGCTGGCGGTGTTGCAGGTATCGACCTGCTACGTGAATGGAATGAACAGTGGGCAGGTAGCTGAAGCGGTCATTCAGCCGGCCAAAAAGCCGATACCACGATCAGAGCATGGCTATTATGAGGTTGAAGCTCTGATCAGAACGCTCCAGGACAAAATTGAGCACGAGCGCAGCCGCTATGAGGGAAGAGTTTTGGAAAAGCGGTTGGTCGAGCTGGGATTGCGGGAGGCTCGCCGCTACGGCTGGAGTGACACCTATACCTTCACCAAGTGGCTGGGTGAGCAGCTTTTGCTTAAGGCGCTCCAGGGCCGGAGTTTGACTATCGTTCGACCTTCGATCATTGAAAGTGCGCTTGAGGAACCGGCGGCCGGCTGGATTGAGGGAGTCAAAGTGGCCGATGCGATTATTCTGGCCTACGCCCGTGAAAAAGTGTCGTTGTTCCCCGGCAACCGCTCAGGGGTCATCGACGTCATTCCCGTGGATCTGGTGGCCAATGCGATAATCCTCGCACTGGCTGAGGCTTTGGCCGAGCCGGAGGCACACAGGATTTACCAGTGCAGCAGTGGCAGCTCGAACCCGATCACCATCGGCGAATTCATTGATCATTTAATGGCCGAAGCGAAAGCGAACTACGCGGCCTACGATCATCTCTTCTACCGAAAGCCGTCGAAGCCGTTTGTGGCGGTGAACCGAACCCTGTTTGATCTGGTGGTGAGTGGTGTCCGTTTGCCTCTCAGTTTGAGCAATGGCGTTCTCAGGCGGCTGGGTAGCCGTTCCGATCTGAAGTGGCTGCGAAACCTGGATACCACTCAATCGCTGGCCACGATCTTCGGGTTTTACACCGCTCCGGACTACATTTTCTGCAATGACCAATTGCTTGCGTTGGCGAAGCGCACCGGTGAGATTGACCAAAGCCTGTTTCCGGTCGATGCCCGCGCCATTGATTGGGAACTGTACCTTCGGAAAATCCATCTGGCAGGACTCAATCGATACGCTTTGAAACCGCGAAAAACCAAACGCGTGAAGACGAGGCAGCAGACCCAGCGCGCGGCGTGA
- a CDS encoding DUF2156 domain-containing protein: MSDQILALDGIKERAASQFTFSERVNYLKQHGTHSQSFSTLQPGMQYFDVPGVGYIAYMRKWGGTFVLSDPVAAPADFPVILEQFQQKFPNASYVQVSKAVVDFLHLRFGLYGTQFGCESRIDLQKWSLTGKKKQILRTALNQAEKHGITVKERYSDDHTKEISEAWIRTRKCKSNEIRFLIRPMEMDYRENERHFYAYQDGKAVGFIYFDPIYHNNEIVSYVPNISRANADFRQGIFYTLMAHAMEVFKEEGIPFIDLGLIPLSLDKTTEHQESRPLKKLMHGIYSKGNFLYNFKGLEFTKSRFRGQNFKTYCCHKRAIPALEFFAMFKLTRLL, translated from the coding sequence ATGTCAGACCAGATTCTCGCACTCGATGGCATCAAAGAGCGCGCGGCCAGTCAATTCACCTTTTCTGAACGGGTGAACTACCTGAAGCAACACGGCACGCACTCCCAATCCTTCTCCACGCTACAGCCCGGCATGCAATATTTTGATGTTCCGGGCGTGGGTTACATTGCCTACATGCGGAAATGGGGAGGCACCTTCGTGCTGTCTGACCCGGTAGCTGCGCCAGCAGACTTCCCCGTCATTCTTGAGCAGTTCCAACAAAAATTTCCGAACGCGTCATACGTTCAGGTGTCGAAGGCGGTTGTGGATTTCCTCCATCTGCGCTTCGGCCTGTATGGCACACAGTTTGGTTGCGAGTCTCGGATCGATCTCCAGAAATGGTCACTGACAGGAAAAAAGAAACAAATCCTTCGCACCGCTCTGAACCAGGCAGAAAAGCATGGGATTACGGTCAAAGAACGTTACAGCGACGACCACACCAAGGAAATATCCGAAGCCTGGATTCGCACCCGCAAATGCAAAAGCAATGAGATCCGGTTCCTGATTCGGCCAATGGAAATGGATTACCGGGAGAACGAACGTCACTTCTATGCTTACCAGGACGGCAAGGCCGTTGGTTTTATCTATTTTGATCCGATTTACCACAACAATGAAATTGTCAGCTACGTGCCCAATATCTCGCGGGCAAATGCGGACTTCCGGCAGGGCATTTTCTACACGTTGATGGCTCACGCCATGGAGGTATTTAAAGAGGAAGGCATTCCGTTCATTGATCTAGGCCTGATCCCGTTATCACTGGACAAAACCACAGAGCATCAAGAAAGCCGGCCCTTAAAAAAACTGATGCACGGCATCTACAGCAAAGGAAACTTCTTGTATAACTTCAAAGGCCTGGAGTTTACGAAATCCCGCTTTCGCGGCCAAAACTTCAAAACCTACTGCTGCCATAAACGCGCCATTCCGGCCCTTGAATTCTTCGCCATGTTCAAACTGACCCGGCTACTTTAA
- the plsB gene encoding glycerol-3-phosphate 1-O-acyltransferase PlsB: MRFYQGVRSLILCFFRKILFLWVRTDVSGNTLEELGLDPEKPVCYVLQYSSLSSRLVLEQEVIRAKLAGPAPELPVKNSSTHSFFFLYQRVGGLFRGRRQKPVPTKEFSELVKFGVNHSDKDVQIVPVSLFWGRSPDKEKSLVKLLLSDTWSVAGRLQKLLLILVHGRNTYVQFNRPLSLSMVVDEYRDNEEKARRKLGRILRTHFRRVRQAVLGPDLSHRRTLVEGLLRTQAVKEAIRETAAKEDIAPEKVRARAFKYADEIAASMSVVTIRFMERVLAWLWNRIYNGIAINNIQVAKEVAQDSSVVYVPCHRSHIDYLLLSYVLYKNGLMPPHIAAGINLNMPLVGPILRRGGAFFMRRSFKDNPLYATVFNEYMHVMFTRGYSVEYFVEGGRSRTGRMLPPRPGMLSMTVRSFLRDNRKPIVFVPVYIGYEKVMEGRSYLGELRGKKKQKESVFGLAKTVRKLSNSFGRVSLNFGDPIPLANVLDDVRSSWREEAYDAEYRPDWLPDAVSELSQRVAGNINAAVAVNPIGITATVLLGTERMAMDEGQLVRLMDQFANMLKAFPYADTVTLPEGDGKDWLSYCESMGLINRLPQKLGDIISLEGSNAILMTYYRNNIQHLFALPALVVSLFENKACLRREKIIFLVSVAYPYLQSELFLRYSQEEIENIINQWIDVLIQQGLLVALEDDKLSRPEEGTEAMLRARILSRFVIQTLERYHIALGILRKYGSGKLTAAELEEQSTLLAERMSILFGLNAPEFFDKTLFRSFIANMQKNDVLIADEDGRLCYGEGLDEVAEDARLVLSVEKRQAIQQITMMDA, encoded by the coding sequence ATGCGATTTTATCAGGGCGTTCGCAGCCTGATCCTATGTTTTTTCCGCAAAATTCTGTTTTTATGGGTTCGCACAGACGTCAGCGGCAATACATTGGAAGAGTTGGGGCTCGATCCTGAAAAACCCGTCTGCTACGTGCTCCAATACAGCTCTCTATCGAGCCGTTTGGTTTTGGAACAAGAGGTGATCCGAGCCAAGTTGGCCGGCCCGGCCCCGGAGCTACCCGTTAAAAACAGCTCTACTCACTCATTTTTCTTTCTTTACCAGCGTGTGGGCGGTCTATTCCGAGGCCGCCGGCAAAAACCGGTGCCTACCAAGGAGTTCAGTGAACTCGTTAAGTTCGGTGTAAACCACTCTGATAAAGACGTACAAATTGTCCCGGTTTCTTTGTTCTGGGGCCGCTCCCCAGACAAAGAGAAGTCTTTGGTCAAACTCCTGCTTTCTGATACCTGGTCCGTGGCCGGGCGGCTGCAAAAGTTGTTGTTGATCCTGGTTCATGGCCGAAACACCTACGTACAGTTCAACCGGCCTTTGTCATTGAGCATGGTGGTTGATGAATACCGAGACAACGAAGAAAAAGCCAGACGTAAACTCGGCCGCATACTGCGCACTCATTTCCGGCGCGTACGCCAGGCCGTTTTGGGGCCAGACTTGTCACATCGACGCACGCTCGTTGAGGGGCTGCTGCGGACTCAAGCGGTAAAAGAAGCCATTCGTGAAACCGCAGCCAAAGAAGACATCGCACCGGAAAAGGTCCGTGCACGAGCGTTCAAGTACGCCGACGAAATTGCCGCCAGCATGTCTGTTGTCACCATCCGTTTCATGGAACGTGTACTCGCCTGGCTCTGGAATCGCATCTACAACGGCATTGCGATCAACAACATTCAGGTCGCAAAAGAAGTCGCACAGGATAGCTCGGTTGTTTATGTACCCTGCCACCGCTCGCACATCGATTATTTGTTGTTGTCCTACGTGCTTTACAAAAACGGGTTGATGCCACCCCACATTGCGGCCGGCATCAATCTGAACATGCCTCTGGTCGGCCCCATCCTTCGCCGTGGCGGTGCTTTTTTCATGCGCCGAAGCTTCAAGGACAACCCGCTCTACGCCACCGTGTTCAATGAATACATGCACGTGATGTTCACCCGGGGCTATTCGGTTGAATACTTCGTTGAGGGCGGCCGCTCTCGCACCGGGCGCATGCTGCCACCCAGACCAGGCATGCTGTCTATGACGGTTCGCAGCTTTCTGCGCGACAACCGCAAGCCCATCGTGTTCGTGCCCGTCTATATCGGTTACGAGAAGGTGATGGAAGGTCGCTCCTATCTGGGAGAACTGCGCGGCAAGAAGAAACAAAAGGAAAGCGTCTTCGGGCTGGCCAAAACGGTCCGAAAACTCAGCAATTCGTTCGGCCGGGTTTCCTTGAACTTCGGCGACCCTATCCCGCTGGCCAACGTGCTGGATGACGTTCGCAGTAGCTGGCGCGAGGAAGCCTACGATGCAGAGTATCGGCCTGACTGGCTCCCTGATGCGGTGTCGGAGCTATCCCAGCGGGTAGCGGGCAACATCAATGCTGCGGTCGCGGTTAATCCGATCGGCATCACGGCGACTGTTTTATTGGGCACCGAGCGCATGGCGATGGACGAAGGCCAACTGGTGCGCCTGATGGACCAGTTTGCCAACATGCTGAAGGCGTTCCCTTATGCCGACACCGTGACCTTACCCGAAGGTGACGGCAAAGACTGGCTGAGCTACTGCGAAAGCATGGGGCTGATTAACCGCTTGCCGCAAAAGCTGGGGGATATCATCTCGCTGGAAGGCTCCAACGCCATCCTCATGACCTACTACCGGAACAACATTCAACACCTGTTCGCCCTTCCTGCGCTGGTTGTCAGCCTGTTTGAAAACAAGGCCTGCCTGCGTCGAGAGAAGATTATTTTCCTGGTAAGCGTCGCCTACCCTTACCTGCAGTCGGAGCTATTCCTCCGATACTCACAGGAAGAAATCGAAAACATCATCAATCAATGGATTGACGTGTTGATCCAGCAAGGACTCCTTGTGGCACTTGAAGACGACAAGCTGAGCCGTCCCGAGGAAGGCACCGAAGCCATGTTGCGCGCGCGCATCCTGTCACGCTTTGTCATCCAGACTCTGGAGCGCTACCACATCGCTCTGGGCATCCTGCGCAAATACGGCTCTGGCAAACTGACCGCGGCTGAACTGGAAGAGCAGAGCACGCTGCTGGCCGAACGAATGTCGATTTTGTTTGGCCTGAATGCCCCGGAATTTTTCGATAAAACGCTGTTCCGCAGCTTCATTGCCAACATGCAGAAAAACGACGTGCTGATTGCCGACGAAGACGGACGGTTGTGTTACGGCGAAGGGCTGGATGAAGTGGCTGAAGATGCGCGTTTGGTGCTGAGCGTCGAAAAACGACAGGCGATTCAGCAAATCACCATGATGGACGCCTGA
- a CDS encoding EAL domain-containing protein has product MPALQFTYNNEEIWRRHNGNVDMEPNLIDKVLDYIRKPFKPDELLTLVEDALNNHALVKSHVAIQTRLEKSEALHRYIVNSSPDIVFMLDQDGHFCFVNDKVKSLLGYPPAELCGKHFRYILDERDVARGAYALRGPNINVDNPRSLEVRLKARGQTTATRHFEITAFPIEPQSWPPADESLSGCSPQLARYYGTARDVTDRKEAEAFINFQTYHDPLTRLPNRALFRDRLELAAAHARRNSHQLAVMFLDLDRFKIVNDTLGHAMGDRLLQAVTQRMEQCLRQGDTLSRFGGDEFTILLPVIDSTDDARGVAKKLIAALQNPFQLGNHEVFVGASIGIALFPDAGQTMEQLLQCADSAMYYVKARGKDGYRFHSNSMRTATTHRLRMERDLRLAMEREEFQVHYQPQVCSETRRMVGVEALVRWQHPTLGLLYPVDFLPLAEETGLIAKLSEKVLSHACKEVGGWIAAGHPDLRLAVNLSPSQVEHPRFVEMLTERLNAHSFPRENLEIEITENVIMKDLEQISSKFRDLASSGIRIAIDDFGTGYSSLNYLHRLPIHTLKVDQSFVKAIRSGDDGACIVNAIVAMAHGLKLEIVAEGVETNEQLSYLKKLGCQQVQGFFYGPAQPASAISRILNSADRRLACANQS; this is encoded by the coding sequence ATGCCAGCTCTGCAATTTACTTATAACAACGAAGAAATCTGGCGACGACACAACGGAAACGTGGACATGGAACCCAACCTGATCGATAAAGTTCTGGACTATATCCGGAAGCCATTCAAGCCTGATGAACTCTTGACCCTGGTGGAAGACGCATTAAACAATCACGCTCTAGTGAAATCCCACGTTGCCATCCAGACACGACTCGAAAAATCAGAAGCGCTGCACCGCTATATCGTCAACAGCTCTCCAGACATCGTTTTTATGCTGGATCAGGACGGTCACTTCTGTTTTGTTAACGACAAAGTAAAAAGCCTGTTGGGATATCCACCGGCCGAACTGTGTGGCAAACACTTCCGGTACATTCTTGATGAGCGGGATGTTGCCCGGGGCGCATACGCTCTTCGCGGGCCCAACATCAATGTCGATAACCCTCGTTCACTGGAAGTACGCCTAAAAGCCCGGGGACAAACAACTGCAACCCGCCACTTCGAAATTACTGCGTTTCCGATTGAACCTCAAAGCTGGCCCCCCGCCGATGAATCACTAAGCGGATGCTCCCCTCAGCTGGCCCGCTACTATGGCACGGCAAGAGACGTAACCGACCGAAAAGAAGCCGAAGCGTTTATTAACTTCCAGACCTATCACGACCCGCTAACCCGCCTACCCAATCGCGCCCTGTTTCGAGACCGGCTGGAACTGGCGGCGGCACATGCTCGTCGCAACAGCCATCAATTGGCCGTGATGTTTCTGGACCTTGATCGCTTCAAAATCGTCAACGACACTCTTGGTCACGCGATGGGTGACCGCCTGTTGCAGGCCGTTACCCAACGCATGGAACAATGCCTCAGGCAGGGCGATACCCTTTCCCGTTTCGGTGGTGATGAGTTCACCATCCTGCTCCCTGTTATCGATAGCACGGACGATGCCCGCGGCGTTGCCAAAAAACTCATTGCCGCACTTCAAAACCCGTTCCAGCTAGGAAATCACGAAGTGTTTGTTGGCGCCAGCATCGGCATTGCTCTGTTCCCGGACGCAGGCCAGACCATGGAACAATTGCTGCAGTGCGCAGACTCCGCGATGTACTACGTAAAAGCACGGGGCAAAGACGGGTACCGGTTCCACTCCAACAGCATGCGCACGGCCACCACCCACCGACTCCGTATGGAGCGAGATCTCAGGCTCGCCATGGAGCGCGAAGAATTTCAGGTGCATTATCAACCACAGGTGTGCTCTGAAACCCGCCGCATGGTTGGCGTAGAAGCGCTGGTGCGTTGGCAACACCCGACTCTGGGGCTTCTCTATCCGGTTGATTTCCTGCCACTGGCGGAAGAAACAGGGCTCATCGCAAAGCTGAGTGAAAAAGTGCTTAGCCACGCCTGCAAAGAGGTAGGAGGCTGGATCGCCGCGGGACATCCTGACCTTCGTCTGGCGGTCAATCTTTCGCCGAGCCAGGTGGAGCATCCACGGTTCGTTGAAATGCTGACAGAACGTCTTAACGCTCACAGTTTTCCGAGGGAAAACCTGGAAATAGAAATCACAGAAAACGTGATCATGAAGGACCTTGAACAAATCAGCAGTAAGTTCAGGGACTTGGCAAGCTCAGGCATTCGCATTGCCATTGACGATTTCGGGACTGGCTATTCCTCGCTGAATTATCTGCATCGACTGCCCATACACACCCTGAAAGTCGACCAATCATTTGTAAAAGCCATTCGCAGCGGCGACGATGGCGCATGTATTGTAAATGCCATCGTTGCCATGGCTCATGGGTTGAAACTCGAAATAGTCGCCGAGGGAGTCGAAACCAATGAGCAGCTCTCCTATCTGAAAAAACTCGGATGCCAGCAAGTACAGGGTTTCTTCTATGGCCCGGCTCAACCCGCGTCTGCAATCAGCCGGATACTGAATTCAGCGGATCGCCGCCTAGCTTGCGCCAACCAGAGCTAA
- the nudC gene encoding NAD(+) diphosphatase, with amino-acid sequence MVNHSAQWVPGWSDDEPKQGDLLLAFSGSSILKPGNGWFLRWGGPEMGDSRPEALPLGTWCGHRLFVSTLPDTGLPGLSTVTLRDAIMQIPAAPVELLSTGFQVWQWWQDHRFCGRCGESTQAHLRERARWCGRCNVPWYPRISPCVIVVIRRDDRFLLAKSSRVTRNFYSLIAGFVEPGESLEQAVVREVKEETGLDVTNIRYQHSQPWPFPHQMMMGFFADYQGGDLVLQKDELADAGWYTPDEHPPIPPETTISGQLIQSMKDMITAEGASS; translated from the coding sequence ATGGTGAATCACAGCGCGCAGTGGGTGCCCGGTTGGAGCGACGATGAGCCGAAACAGGGTGATTTGTTGTTGGCTTTTTCCGGAAGCAGCATTTTAAAACCCGGTAACGGGTGGTTTTTGCGTTGGGGTGGCCCTGAAATGGGGGATAGCCGGCCAGAAGCGTTGCCCCTTGGAACCTGGTGCGGGCACAGGCTTTTTGTTAGCACTTTGCCCGACACGGGCTTGCCAGGCTTGAGCACCGTGACCCTCAGAGACGCGATCATGCAAATACCGGCGGCGCCGGTAGAACTGCTGAGCACCGGCTTTCAGGTATGGCAGTGGTGGCAGGACCATCGATTCTGCGGACGCTGTGGCGAATCTACGCAAGCGCACCTGAGAGAGCGTGCCCGTTGGTGTGGTCGGTGCAATGTACCTTGGTATCCCAGAATTTCACCGTGTGTCATTGTGGTTATTCGCCGCGATGATCGGTTTTTGTTGGCCAAGTCGTCGCGGGTTACCCGCAACTTTTACAGCCTGATTGCGGGTTTTGTTGAGCCGGGTGAGAGTCTTGAGCAGGCGGTTGTTCGGGAAGTGAAAGAGGAAACCGGGCTGGATGTGACGAACATCCGGTACCAGCACTCGCAGCCGTGGCCGTTTCCTCACCAAATGATGATGGGTTTTTTCGCAGACTACCAAGGCGGGGATCTCGTGCTTCAGAAAGATGAGCTGGCCGATGCCGGCTGGTACACGCCGGATGAGCATCCCCCGATCCCCCCTGAGACCACCATCTCGGGACAGTTGATTCAATCCATGAAAGACATGATTACTGCTGAAGGAGCGTCGTCCTGA